In Nocardia higoensis, one genomic interval encodes:
- a CDS encoding acyl-CoA carboxylase subunit beta — protein MSTTAEKLADLRTRLEQAQEPAGEAGVAKRAQKGIPSARDRINMLLDPGTFVEIGALVRKPGDPTALYGDGVVTGHGLVDGRPVAVFSHDQTVYGGSVGEMFGRKVAYIMEYAARVGCPVVGINDSGGARVQEAVTSLAWYAELGRRQEPLSGLVPQISMILGKCAGGAVYAPINTDVVVATEEAYMFVTGPKVIREVTGEDVSLEELGGARSQAEYGNIHHVAADEKAAFQWVRDYLSFLPTSCQELAPIVNPGLEPEITDTDRELDSIVPDSDNSAYDMHEILLRIFDDGDFHEVGSSAGRNIITGFARVDGRSVGVVANQPMVSAGALDARASDKAAHFVRLCDAFELPLVFVVDTPGFLPGVEQEKIGVIKRGGRFLFSYVEASVPKVTVVIRKSYGGGYAVMGSKQLGADVNLAWPTARIAVMGAESAVSLIGGKQIEAAPEEQRAAVRKQMIDFYNATVATPWVAAERGYIDAVIEPSTTRLEIRRALHLLRDKAVDRNPRKHHLLPL, from the coding sequence GGCGGGGGTCGCGAAGCGGGCGCAGAAGGGGATTCCCAGCGCCCGGGACCGGATCAACATGCTGCTCGATCCGGGCACCTTCGTGGAGATCGGCGCACTGGTGCGCAAGCCCGGCGATCCGACGGCGCTCTACGGCGACGGCGTGGTCACCGGGCACGGCCTGGTCGACGGCCGGCCGGTCGCGGTGTTCTCCCACGACCAGACCGTCTACGGCGGTTCGGTCGGTGAGATGTTCGGCCGCAAGGTCGCCTACATCATGGAGTACGCCGCGCGCGTCGGCTGCCCGGTCGTCGGCATCAACGACTCCGGCGGCGCGCGCGTGCAGGAGGCCGTGACCTCCCTGGCCTGGTACGCCGAACTGGGGCGCAGGCAGGAGCCGCTGTCGGGCCTGGTGCCACAGATCTCGATGATCCTGGGCAAGTGTGCGGGCGGTGCCGTCTACGCCCCGATCAACACCGACGTGGTGGTGGCGACCGAAGAGGCGTACATGTTCGTCACCGGGCCGAAGGTGATCCGCGAGGTCACCGGCGAGGACGTGAGCCTCGAGGAGCTCGGTGGGGCGCGCAGCCAGGCCGAGTACGGCAATATCCATCACGTCGCCGCCGACGAGAAGGCCGCGTTCCAGTGGGTGCGCGATTATCTGAGCTTCCTGCCGACCAGCTGTCAGGAGCTCGCGCCGATCGTCAATCCCGGTCTGGAACCGGAGATCACCGACACCGACCGCGAACTCGACTCGATCGTGCCGGATTCCGACAACTCGGCCTATGACATGCACGAGATTCTGCTGCGCATCTTCGACGACGGCGACTTCCATGAGGTCGGCTCCAGCGCGGGCCGCAACATCATCACCGGCTTCGCCCGTGTCGACGGCCGCAGCGTCGGCGTGGTCGCCAACCAGCCGATGGTTTCGGCCGGGGCGCTCGACGCCCGCGCATCGGACAAGGCCGCCCACTTCGTGCGCCTGTGCGACGCCTTCGAACTGCCGCTGGTGTTCGTGGTGGATACCCCCGGCTTCCTACCGGGCGTGGAGCAGGAGAAGATCGGCGTCATCAAGCGCGGCGGCCGGTTCCTGTTCTCCTATGTCGAGGCCAGCGTGCCGAAGGTGACGGTGGTGATCCGCAAGTCCTACGGCGGCGGCTATGCCGTCATGGGCTCCAAGCAGCTCGGCGCCGATGTCAACCTGGCCTGGCCGACCGCCCGCATCGCGGTCATGGGCGCGGAGAGCGCGGTCAGTCTCATCGGCGGCAAACAGATCGAAGCCGCGCCGGAGGAACAGCGCGCCGCCGTCCGCAAGCAGATGATCGATTTCTACAACGCGACCGTCGCGACCCCGTGGGTGGCGGCCGAACGCGGCTACATCGACGCCGTGATCGAGCCGTCCACCACCCGGCTGGAGATCCGCCGCGCCCTGCACCTGCTGCGCGACAAAGCAGTGGACAGGAACCCGCGCAAGCACCATCTGCTGCCCTTGTAG